The Serratia rhizosphaerae genome has a segment encoding these proteins:
- a CDS encoding DUF2231 domain-containing protein yields the protein MHHNTSGKSTLAVALYELLNPIPLGFFVAAWVFDIIYLKTFVLMWTHAASWLIAIGLVIAIIPRLINLVQVWFSGSARESGAKLHFWLNLLAILLAIVNAFIHSRDAYAVVPLGVTLSTLVVILLLLGNVQFALRQRAA from the coding sequence ATCCACCATAATACCTCGGGAAAATCGACGCTTGCCGTGGCGCTGTATGAACTGCTGAACCCGATTCCGCTCGGATTCTTTGTTGCCGCCTGGGTCTTTGACATTATTTACCTGAAAACTTTTGTACTGATGTGGACCCACGCCGCCAGCTGGCTGATCGCCATCGGGCTGGTGATCGCCATTATTCCACGGCTGATTAATCTGGTGCAGGTCTGGTTCAGCGGCAGCGCGCGTGAGAGCGGGGCGAAACTGCACTTCTGGCTGAACCTGCTGGCCATCCTGCTGGCAATCGTCAACGCCTTTATTCACAGCCGCGACGCCTACGCGGTGGTGCCGTTGGGCGTCACGCTCTCGACCCTGGTGGTGATCCTGCTGCTGCTGGGCAATGTGCAATTTGCGTTACGTCAACGTGCCGCTTAA